A window of the Streptomyces luomodiensis genome harbors these coding sequences:
- a CDS encoding sulfite exporter TauE/SafE family protein, whose protein sequence is MLTSFLVLFLFGCLTGVTTVFFGFGGGFITVPVVYGFLHATAGSGTDAMHVAVATSTAVMLVNAVVAALAQLRQGRLRREYVWPLAAFIMVGAVAGSFVATWIGGTLLRVLFIVYLLVTIADSLLRKGFLSVAHHERPQPLGRAATRFGGVGIGAVASCLGVGGSVMTVPLLRRRGLPMANAIAMANPLSVPVAVAGTVVYALAPAVPAHAGRFGYVDLVACVALLSGSLPTIAVARRVAGRVPDRIHSLAYIALLVLVSVVMVATGI, encoded by the coding sequence GTGCTGACCTCGTTCCTCGTTCTGTTCCTGTTCGGCTGCCTGACCGGCGTCACCACGGTGTTCTTCGGTTTCGGCGGCGGCTTCATCACCGTCCCCGTCGTCTACGGCTTCCTGCACGCCACAGCCGGTTCCGGTACCGACGCCATGCATGTCGCGGTGGCGACATCGACGGCGGTGATGCTGGTGAACGCCGTGGTCGCGGCCCTGGCGCAGCTGCGTCAGGGGCGGCTTCGCCGGGAGTACGTATGGCCGCTGGCGGCGTTCATCATGGTCGGCGCCGTCGCCGGATCCTTTGTGGCGACCTGGATCGGCGGCACGCTGCTGCGTGTCCTCTTCATCGTCTATCTGCTGGTGACGATCGCCGACAGCCTGCTGCGAAAGGGGTTTCTGTCGGTCGCCCACCACGAGCGGCCGCAGCCCCTCGGACGGGCCGCCACGAGGTTCGGCGGGGTCGGGATCGGCGCGGTCGCCTCCTGTCTGGGGGTGGGCGGCAGCGTCATGACCGTCCCTCTCCTGCGGCGCAGGGGCCTGCCCATGGCCAACGCCATCGCGATGGCCAACCCCCTCAGCGTTCCCGTGGCCGTGGCCGGCACCGTCGTCTACGCGCTCGCCCCCGCCGTCCCGGCGCACGCGGGCCGTTTCGGCTACGTGGACCTCGTGGCCTGTGTCGCTCTGCTCAGCGGATCACTGCCCACCATCGCCGTGGCCAGGCGTGTCGCCGGACGTGTTCCGGACCGTATCCACTCCCTGGCCTACATCGCCCTTCTCGTGCTCGTGTCGGTCGTGATGGTCGCCACGGGGATCTGA
- a CDS encoding AraC family transcriptional regulator — MRNIPVAEVDDLDRAVLAIGTDYPHDYLLARHEHRRAQVLYAATGVMRVETAEGAWTVPTARAVLIPPGTPHQVTMVGVSTRSLYIEPGAVPWFPPHCRVVEVSALLRALILDAVEMEPRYPDHGRDATLVSLILHELRNLTPLPLDVPFPTDPGLRRLCEAFLRAPDIHDPPARWAAALNVSARTLGRLFHRDTGMSFQQWRQRACIAHSLQQMAAGVPVTRLAAALGYDNPAAFTAAFKKLLGRPPTAFHTGAGPGRRGPR; from the coding sequence GTGCGCAACATCCCCGTGGCGGAGGTGGACGACCTCGACCGGGCCGTACTGGCCATCGGCACCGACTACCCCCACGATTACCTCCTCGCCCGCCATGAGCATCGCCGTGCCCAGGTCCTCTACGCCGCCACCGGCGTCATGCGGGTGGAGACCGCGGAGGGCGCCTGGACCGTGCCCACGGCCCGCGCCGTACTGATCCCGCCCGGGACCCCGCACCAGGTCACCATGGTGGGGGTCAGCACCCGCAGCCTCTACATCGAACCCGGCGCCGTGCCGTGGTTCCCTCCGCACTGCCGGGTCGTCGAGGTCTCCGCCCTGCTGCGGGCGCTCATCCTCGACGCCGTCGAGATGGAGCCCCGCTACCCCGACCACGGCCGCGACGCCACCCTCGTCAGCCTCATCCTCCACGAGCTCAGAAACCTCACCCCGCTCCCCCTCGACGTCCCGTTCCCCACCGATCCTGGGCTGCGCCGGCTGTGCGAGGCGTTTCTGCGCGCCCCCGACATCCATGACCCACCCGCTCGCTGGGCCGCGGCCCTCAACGTCAGCGCACGCACGCTCGGCCGCCTGTTCCACCGGGACACCGGGATGAGCTTCCAGCAATGGCGGCAACGTGCCTGCATCGCACACTCCTTGCAGCAGATGGCGGCGGGCGTACCGGTGACCCGCCTCGCGGCAGCCCTCGGTTACGACAACCCCGCCGCGTTCACGGCCGCCTTCAAAAAGCTGCTCGGCCGCCCGCCGACCGCCTTCCACACCGGGGCCGGTCCGGGGCGCCGGGGTCCTCGGTGA
- a CDS encoding DJ-1/PfpI family protein encodes MLAQVVLFDGFDLLDVIAPYEVLSAGGRASGGALSVELVSAEGPREVVSGVGGTPLRATAVLDPAKADLVVVPGAAGRIGEPGEDPDQDAGTGEWHEDDTVPVLMGRTLETDLPRLLKEAMDRPEVTVATVCGGSVVLAMAGLLENRYATTHRMGLDLLDATGANVVRARVVDDGDLVTGSSVTCGLDLGLYLLERELGPRIAHAVEQLIAHERRGTVWRAHGPEPLTF; translated from the coding sequence ATGCTCGCCCAGGTTGTTCTGTTCGATGGCTTCGACCTGCTCGATGTCATCGCCCCCTACGAGGTGCTGTCCGCCGGCGGGCGGGCTTCCGGGGGAGCGTTGAGCGTTGAGCTGGTATCCGCCGAGGGGCCGCGCGAGGTGGTGAGCGGGGTCGGCGGCACACCGCTGCGTGCCACGGCCGTTCTCGATCCCGCCAAGGCGGACCTGGTGGTGGTCCCCGGTGCGGCCGGCCGGATCGGAGAACCCGGCGAGGACCCCGACCAGGACGCGGGGACGGGCGAATGGCACGAGGACGACACCGTCCCCGTCCTGATGGGCCGCACCCTGGAGACCGACCTGCCCCGGCTGCTGAAGGAGGCCATGGACCGCCCGGAGGTGACCGTGGCCACGGTGTGCGGGGGCTCTGTCGTCCTGGCCATGGCCGGCCTGTTGGAGAACCGCTACGCCACCACTCACCGCATGGGCCTGGACCTGCTCGACGCCACCGGCGCCAACGTGGTCCGGGCCCGCGTCGTCGACGACGGCGACCTCGTCACCGGCTCCAGTGTCACCTGCGGACTCGATCTGGGCCTGTACCTGCTGGAGCGTGAGCTGGGACCGCGGATCGCCCACGCCGTCGAGCAGCTGATCGCCCACGAGCGCCGTGGCACCGTCTGGCGCGCTCACGGACCCGAGCCCCTCACCTTCTGA
- a CDS encoding Gfo/Idh/MocA family protein, translated as MRIGIMGLGRIGAFHAETLSTIDTVDSLVVTDPVTAAATAAAERFGARAVGSPEAVLAAGVDGVVIAAATDAHPELVLAAVRAGVPVFCEKPVARTVAESLAVLRAVEGSGVQVQIGYNRRFDPGYVAARKAVLSGELGPLHTVRSTTLDPAPPPAAYVAVSGGIFRDCSVHDFDTVRWITGREVTEVYATGANRGADYIAAAGDVDTASALLTLDDGTLAVVSNTRHNARGYDARLELHGMTDSIAAGLEDKLPLRSAEPGATFPGGTPHHFFMDRFAAAYRAELTAFTEVVAGRLPSPCTVADALEAGWIAEACTLSLHEHRPVSLAEVRTA; from the coding sequence ATGCGTATCGGCATCATGGGCCTGGGGCGGATCGGCGCCTTCCACGCCGAGACCCTGTCCACGATCGACACGGTGGACTCGCTCGTGGTCACCGACCCGGTCACCGCGGCCGCCACCGCCGCCGCCGAGCGGTTCGGCGCCCGAGCGGTCGGCTCGCCGGAGGCCGTGCTGGCCGCCGGCGTGGACGGCGTCGTGATCGCCGCGGCGACCGACGCCCACCCCGAGCTCGTCCTCGCCGCCGTGCGGGCGGGCGTACCGGTCTTCTGCGAGAAGCCCGTGGCGCGCACGGTCGCGGAGAGCCTCGCCGTCCTGCGCGCGGTCGAGGGCAGCGGCGTGCAGGTCCAGATCGGCTACAACCGGCGCTTCGACCCCGGGTACGTGGCCGCGCGGAAGGCGGTGCTCAGCGGTGAGCTGGGGCCGCTGCACACCGTACGGTCCACCACCTTGGACCCCGCGCCGCCCCCGGCCGCCTACGTGGCCGTCTCCGGTGGCATCTTCCGCGACTGCAGCGTGCACGACTTCGACACCGTCCGCTGGATCACCGGCCGCGAGGTCACCGAGGTCTACGCCACCGGGGCCAACCGCGGAGCCGACTACATCGCGGCCGCCGGAGACGTGGACACCGCCTCCGCCCTCCTCACCCTCGACGACGGCACCCTCGCCGTGGTCTCCAACACGCGGCACAACGCCCGCGGTTACGACGCCCGTCTGGAGCTCCACGGCATGACGGACAGCATCGCCGCGGGCCTGGAGGACAAGCTGCCGCTGCGCTCCGCCGAACCGGGCGCCACCTTCCCGGGCGGCACCCCGCACCACTTCTTCATGGACCGCTTCGCCGCCGCCTACCGGGCCGAGCTCACCGCCTTCACCGAGGTCGTGGCGGGCCGGCTGCCCTCTCCCTGCACCGTCGCCGACGCCCTGGAGGCCGGCTGGATCGCGGAGGCGTGCACACTGTCGCTGCACGAGCACCGCCCCGTGAGCCTGGCAGAGGTACGGACGGCATGA
- a CDS encoding TetR/AcrR family transcriptional regulator, which yields MRGEKDAPLRSDAAANRERILEVALAELTRSADVPLSTIAKKAGVGQGTLYRNFPSREALVLEIYRHEMRQLADTAAELLRTRAPDAALREWMAHLARFALAKAGLADALHKATSAPGGPAKPGHGLVTEAVELLLAANADVGTIRPGVTADDFLLAICGLWQIDPRDDGQARARRLLDLVMDGLRAGAPGR from the coding sequence GTGCGGGGAGAGAAGGACGCGCCTCTGCGCTCGGACGCGGCTGCGAACCGCGAGCGCATCCTGGAAGTGGCGCTGGCGGAGCTGACCCGCTCGGCGGATGTGCCACTGAGCACCATCGCGAAGAAGGCGGGCGTCGGCCAGGGGACGCTGTACCGCAACTTCCCCAGCCGCGAGGCCCTCGTTCTGGAGATCTACCGCCATGAGATGCGGCAGCTCGCGGACACCGCGGCCGAGCTGCTCCGCACCCGCGCACCGGACGCGGCGCTGCGGGAGTGGATGGCGCATCTGGCCCGGTTCGCCCTGGCCAAGGCCGGGCTGGCGGACGCCCTGCACAAGGCCACCAGCGCGCCCGGCGGCCCGGCCAAACCGGGACACGGCCTGGTGACCGAGGCCGTCGAGCTCCTGCTGGCGGCGAACGCGGACGTCGGCACCATCCGTCCGGGCGTCACCGCCGACGACTTCCTGCTCGCCATCTGCGGCCTGTGGCAGATCGATCCCCGTGACGACGGGCAGGCGCGCGCCCGGCGGCTTCTGGACCTGGTCATGGACGGACTGCGCGCCGGCGCGCCGGGAAGGTGA
- a CDS encoding 2Fe-2S iron-sulfur cluster-binding protein, which produces MATAPSSTSSVITLTINGEKYTLPVDHRTTLLDALREHLDLTGTKKGCDQGQCGACTVLLDGRRAVSCLQLAVAAEGREVTTIEGVAEGDRLHPVQQAFLDLDGYQCGYCTPGQICSALAVIEEHAAGWPSAVTTDVHPEAGPPPLTADEIRERMSGNLCRCGAYVSIVQAVARAAEARATTTTTEEAVA; this is translated from the coding sequence ATGGCCACAGCCCCCTCGTCGACGTCCAGCGTCATCACGCTGACCATCAACGGCGAGAAGTACACGCTGCCCGTCGACCACCGCACCACCCTGCTCGACGCCCTGCGTGAGCACCTCGACCTCACCGGCACCAAGAAGGGCTGCGACCAGGGGCAGTGCGGCGCCTGCACGGTACTGCTCGACGGCCGGCGGGCCGTCTCCTGCCTCCAGCTCGCCGTGGCCGCCGAGGGCCGCGAGGTCACCACCATCGAGGGCGTGGCCGAGGGCGACCGGCTCCATCCGGTGCAGCAGGCGTTCCTCGACCTCGACGGCTACCAGTGCGGCTACTGCACTCCGGGGCAGATCTGTTCCGCCCTCGCCGTGATCGAGGAACACGCGGCGGGCTGGCCGAGCGCCGTCACCACCGATGTCCATCCCGAAGCGGGACCCCCACCACTGACCGCCGACGAGATCCGGGAGCGGATGAGCGGCAACCTGTGCCGCTGCGGCGCCTACGTGTCGATCGTGCAGGCGGTCGCGCGGGCGGCCGAGGCGCGGGCGACCACGACCACCACCGAGGAGGCCGTCGCATGA